The following DNA comes from Castanea sativa cultivar Marrone di Chiusa Pesio chromosome 10, ASM4071231v1.
aaggaatatgattttttttttttgggggtgagaataaactaaaaataaataaatggtctTTCTATCCAAACTGTTTacattatgtatttttttttatattatattgttatatttatgtttaaaaatgtgtaaaattataatagtaaaaaaaaaagtcatattatGATTAATAAGATAGAATTAGTATCGAGGatgtataaatattttgtattatttaatttagaGAGATGCTacttctataatatttttacgacattttcacaacaaattataaatggtaagttgttattggtttaaagtTGAACCTagcactaaaattacttttttactctaataataacaatctactaattaaaatttgttgtaaaaatattataaaaatattgtgtacgtattatttctttttaatttattttgcaCTAATAAGCGGCTAAAAAGTCTAAAAACCACATTTGTTCCTCAgacaacaaaaattgaattccCAAGATGCCCGAGCCAACCAATGACATAAGTAACGAAGAAAACGTCGTCACATTACCACCTTTTTCAACTTCAAAAACGGAAAAGTAAGCCAAAATGACAATAATATCTTCACTCTTGTCGGCATTTTGATTCTCAATTTTCTTCGTCCACCCTCTCtcgctgctgctgctgctgcaaaGGGACCAGACCAGACCAGACCAGACCAACAGAGACAATGAATCTGACCGACGACGAGGAGATCCTGAAGAAGCTGGAGGACACAACCAAGGATGCCGCGTGTGGACAGCTCGAGGCTCTAAGGTCCATCCTCGAACACCAAAGCAAAGGCGGCGGCGTACGTTATCTCCGGCCTTACCTCCAAGGCTACGATGCGCCGGTTGATGCAAATACGTTCCGCCAAGCTGTGCCGTTGTCTTCCTACGAGGACTACGTTGACCACATCGATCAGATGGCCAACAATGGACCCGTTGACCATGATCATGATCAGCCTCTCCTGTCCGTTGATCCTCTCATCTGTTTCTTCTTCAGGTATGCCCTCACACAATTCAATTACATGACTTAATGATTTGTGCCACGGTGAATGCATGGTGGACACTTTCTTTCTGTCCGTGTCCAGTACCGTGACTTGATGGGTCCATATGCTTAAAAGGGAATTCCGTGTTTTGCTAGGAAACAACAATGGGGTATTGTGcatttttccaaaaatcaaTTCTATAGTAGAAAATGGCATTTAAGtgtaatttggattttatctcTTATAATGATTTCCAGTATATTTTGATGATGGTGAATTTAACGTGGTTGTAGTAAGTGATGTCATAACACCCAGCAAGCATAAGTATGTGTAACAACGTAAagtttgtaataaaattatCGTTGTCATGCTTTCTGATGTTTCTAGCATTAATTTTTAGACTGGGATACATTTTTAATCCACAAAATCTGGTCTAAGTTTTCAACTTTGATCTTTCAAGTTTAAAAACTTCTACTTTATATGCCCTCATCATGGAGGAACAATTGAATTCTGTGCCTTTGAATCATAAACCAACTACATGTAATCTTTCTAATCACTAAGGTTTAATAGTAATTTAGCCCAGCATGAAACAGaattacataataataatagtttccCACAACTCATAAGATTGAAATTTAATAGGCCTCAGAATCCAAGATTTAGTTTTACTATAATAAGTTTTGCTTGAAAATATGAAAGTTATCAATTTGATCATTCCATCCATCtgtcatttaaatttattctaGGCTGCCTTGATTTTGATGAAATTTATATGaacaaaattgcaaatttttaaatttggagATGAAATCAAATTTTGGCTAATTGTTAGGGACAAAAAGTATATTTCAGCTTTATGACAGAAAaagcattaattttttattttttattattttttgaaagtgTGGACTCTAACTTGTGGATTGCAGCTCAGGAGCAAGTACCATGAAGCCCAAATTGATCCCTTACTTTGATTCAAAGCTCTCTAGAGCCGCCTCGTTCATAGCTCACCAGGGCAGCAATGCAATTCATCGGAGGTAGTAACTTATTTATGATCTATATATGTATCATTATAGTTTATATTACAGTAAATGTGCTCATACAATATGGCTTTATATAACAAATGAATGTGAATTATCATATAGGTTATTTCCTCCTAGGCAGTCTGTGAATAAGGTCCTATGGTTTATTTATGCCGATAATATAACAACTACCAAAGGTGGTTTTAAGGTTATGGCTGCTTCTTCATATCCTATGCATAGCAGTAAGGCGAACTGGTCTCAGTTGGTCTCTTGTTCAAGCCCCCGGGAAGTCATTCTTGGGTCAAACATAGAGCACCAGATGTATTGCCACCTTCTTTGTGGCCTTAGAAACTCTGATTCTATTGATGGGATTCGTGCCCCATATGCCATAAGCTTGATCAATGTGTTTAGTCTTTTAGAGTCCAAGTGGGAGCAGCTATGTGATGATCTTGAACATGGGGTCCCAAGTTCAGAGATTTCTGATGTTGTAATGAAAGATTCTGTTACTGAAGTTCTTGGGGGCCCTCAACCAGAATTGTCAAGGAGAATTCGGTTGATTTGTGAGGAAAAGAATTGGGGTGGGATAGTGCGTAAATTGTGGCCTAATGTTCGGTACATTAGGTGTGTTACCACAGGGAGTATGAAGCAGTATTATCCAAGGCTTAAGCGCTATGCAGGAGAGGTACCTTTGTTAGGTGGAGACTACTTTGCTTCAGAATGCTGTGTGGGTATCAACTTGGATATTATGCAGCCTCCTGAGACAACCCGATTCGTGTTGCTTCCAACTGCAGCTTACTTTGAGTTTCTTCCATTTGCTTTGGATGAGATCAATGTTGGTGAAGAAACGGTGGACATTTCTGGTGTGGAGGTAGGAAAGATGTATGAAGTGGTTGTCACTACATATAGAGGATTCTACCGATATCGTTTAGGTGATATTGTGAGAGTTGTTGATTTCTATAATTCTGCTCCACAAGTGGAGTACGTGATGAGAGCTCCTAAAACTTCGTCCGAGATAATAAATGAGAAACATTTGATGTCTGCCGTGGAAAGTTTTCAAAGGGTCATCAGAAAAGATATGGCAGCAGAGATTTCAGAGTTTGCAAGTTTCTTGGACTTAATGTTGAGCCCAAAGCATTTGAAGCTTTATATAGAAGTTAGGGAGGGATGTGAGCTTTTGCAGGAAGAGAAGTTAGAGGAGTCAGTTGAAATTCTCAAGAGGTGTGGTTCCTCTATTGAGGATAGCTTGGGAGGCATTTACATGATGCAGAGGAAAAGAGGTGAAATAGGTCCTTTGGCAGTATCCATTGTAAAGCCAGGTAGCTTTGATAGATTATCATTGGTAGCCATTGAGAATGGAGCACCAGCTAGTCAATATAAACCACCCAAGATTATAAGAAATCGCCAAATTGTTGACTTCATGGAAAGATGTATTGTTGTTACTGTATCTTTGGATGGTTAAGACTTAATCACTAGATTGAAGTATTGCAGTTTGTTATCATCCATTGTTGAACTTCATCTGGGTATGCAAAGAAGCTGTATGGACTTAGCACACAGACATTTTAGGATAAATATGAAGCAGAACAATTGTTTGTTGGGAGACAAGTCCCTTTCTGAAGAGGCAGTATAGTCCCATTTCGTTATTACAGTTCATGATTCTTTTACATAAAGCATTAGCTGGATCCTTAATCATGAACTAATGTAACTGAACATATATGTAAGAATGATTCTCCTGGCTGTTTTTTGCTTGTACTATTTTTCTCTCAATAATGTACTTAGCCAGTAAACGTAAACGAGTCTGTAAGTTGCTTTTGACAGTTGAGCTATGCTTCTCAGTAAGCtaatttgtaaatttgtgaTCTCCAGTAATGCATGCAATAATTAGCTTGAAAAACTAGGAGATACTCTCAAAATGATCAACGTTGATTACGGCCTTTGCAAGTTCAGCCatcttccaaaattaaaaacctaGGAGCTGTCTGGAATGTCATTTTTTAGTCTGGCATTTTGAGTCAAATTTTAGCATTGATTGAGCATTTTAAGCATTTTCCATTGATGTAAAAACTCATTCATCTCGTAGCTCTTTGATGGCTAGGATGTCAATAACCAGAAATCAAGTTTTTTGGTGCAAACAATAGGGGGCTTGTGAATGCATACAAATTGGCTAGTGCAGTAATTATCAACTTAGCATTACTCTGGGAAATTCATAGACACCTTATTTACTTTGCTTGTAAACTTTCCTTTTATTATGATAATTGTATCTTTCTTTAAAGGTTTAGGCTTTGTTTTTCTCTTAATCCTGCTTCAATACATTTTTACTTCTATCTTGAACgaataaaaattgtttcttaatacaataGCATCCATTCATTCAATTGTTTTTGACAACAGCATTACAATATTCTGGTAGTTTTGAGAATTTTCTTGAGATGTCTAATGCAGCCATGTTGAACTTTCAAAAAAGATTTCCTCCGGGGAAATGGTCCTtattacctttttctttttcatcttcccaCCCAATTCTTACTTGGATACAGGAAAAGGAAGTGTCTTggacaaatttttgtttttgatgacctcaaataaataaattgaatattgATAAATATGTAATCAATAGAATGCAAAAATAGGGTGATGGAACATAATAGAACATTCTTATTGCCctctgaagaaaaagaaaaagaaaaagaaaaaaatagaggatgaagaagaagaagaataactttatttattaatgGCTGCTTGGATTTGTTCCAGAGTCCTCCCCTTTGTTTCAGGTACAATCATGATCACAAACAATATAGCCAGTGCATTGATTGCTGCATACAGAAGGAAGGTACCTGAAAACGAGAGACACTAGTTAAGTGGTATCTAATGATTTCCTAAGGTCATCCTAACATAGAGTTAGGTGGTATTTTTGTGGAAATCCCTGTTCAAATTAACAGACTGCTCAAATTCTTTTTAGCTTCATCGCTCCAACAAGCTAAACTGTTTTTTTGTATATGTTGTGATACCCTAAACTTGTTTTATAtttacgaactaaaattttttgttcCTAAGCTAGTAAACTTGCCTGATACAGTATTGCCATACTTATTACTAATgctatttttaaatgtaaaaggAAGAGCTTTACCATAGGTGCTCCAGGTCATAAGAAAGTTGAAAGTGTAGGAACATAACCATGCACCAAACCAGTTGACTAGAGTAGCAAGGCTTCCAGCCTGTCCTTTAATATTGATCGGGAATATCTGCAACAGATGGAAATTTTTTGATTGGTGGCATTGATCAAATTTTAGATAGGATGAGAACCATTATATTGCTGATTCTAATTACCTCAGACATCACAACCCAAGGAACTGCACCCATTCCTGCTGAAAATGATGCTATATACAGCTGACATCAAAGAATAAATGTCAGAGAACATAAGGGAAAAACATAGAGAAGTGATTTTTTGGCTGACTGATCTGAGTTGCATAGTTATTTTGAAAAGCAGTTGATTTTACCAGTATGCCAGAAACAGCGAGTGCAGGGACTGCCTGGAGCGCAATTTCATTAACCTGATTCATGAAATAATCTTCACATGTGAAAACTATTAAAACTCATAGAGGAAGCTTTTAAGGTTGACAGTTTGACAATTACCTTCATATAGAATGCAATTGCTGCTAGTAAACAGCCTAGGACCAATCCTGATCCAGAAACCTAAAGtgaaaccaaacaaataaaaaacagagCAAAAAATACAATACTTATATTCATGAATGAGGAGTTGTGTGAGCAATTTTTCAGTTGATCTTGTTTTGCACTAAAACATACCAATAATAGGGGCTTTCTTCCAGCTTTATCTATGAAGAATGCTCCCATACCAGTAATTATAACCTGCAAATGAGATCATATGAATATGTTTATATAAGAAAGAGTAATCATAGATTGTAGGGAGTTGCCAAAGCAAATGAGACTTAATTACCTGTAAAATTGCATAGGTTATAGTTCCAATACTAGAAGAAAATCCTGAGGTATCACGTACAATAATTAGATACTAATTGTAGAACAAACTATCTTGTGAGTATCTGCCTAAAGTTGTTTGAGGTGATTTACTGTATAAAAGATGGAAgataaaagaaattttgaagtAACAGACTCAAAATTTTGTTGAGAATTTGGTTTTATCTGGTCAATGAGATGCAAAATagagaataaaacaaaaaaggtttCAGAATGCtgcaattttctttctttcccattTTTGTGAAGTTAAAGGTTTACACCAGGCCTCTTGCATCCTTGTTCTGGTAAAGACAATATTTATTAATGTGTATATACCTGCTGTCTCAAATATTTCACCAGTATAAAAGCAGACTCCATTGATTCCCCCAAATTGTTGACAGACCATCAATCCAACTCCTATCTGTTTAAGGAAGAAACAGTTTGATAAAACTAGTTTTGCTAATGGTTTTGTTAAGAGTGAATTTATtgcaaaacaaagagaaaaattcAGTAGTTAGAATTTGCTTAGAGAGAGAAGCTATACAATCACTGAGCGCAAATATCTTCTGTGAAACAATTCCAGGAGCTTGGGTTTTGGTAGCTGCTCAAGAGTTGTTATATAATCCTGTCAAGGAATAACATGACACCCCTTTACTATATCATCCTGTGAATGTTCGAAAATTTTCTCATTGTAGATTGGTATATAGTTCAGAAATCAGAATCTAGAACCTGGATTTCAGCT
Coding sequences within:
- the LOC142612669 gene encoding putative indole-3-acetic acid-amido synthetase GH3.6, with translation MNLTDDEEILKKLEDTTKDAACGQLEALRSILEHQSKGGGVRYLRPYLQGYDAPVDANTFRQAVPLSSYEDYVDHIDQMANNGPVDHDHDQPLLSVDPLICFFFSSGASTMKPKLIPYFDSKLSRAASFIAHQGSNAIHRRLFPPRQSVNKVLWFIYADNITTTKGGFKVMAASSYPMHSSKANWSQLVSCSSPREVILGSNIEHQMYCHLLCGLRNSDSIDGIRAPYAISLINVFSLLESKWEQLCDDLEHGVPSSEISDVVMKDSVTEVLGGPQPELSRRIRLICEEKNWGGIVRKLWPNVRYIRCVTTGSMKQYYPRLKRYAGEVPLLGGDYFASECCVGINLDIMQPPETTRFVLLPTAAYFEFLPFALDEINVGEETVDISGVEVGKMYEVVVTTYRGFYRYRLGDIVRVVDFYNSAPQVEYVMRAPKTSSEIINEKHLMSAVESFQRVIRKDMAAEISEFASFLDLMLSPKHLKLYIEVREGCELLQEEKLEESVEILKRCGSSIEDSLGGIYMMQRKRGEIGPLAVSIVKPGSFDRLSLVAIENGAPASQYKPPKIIRNRQIVDFMERCIVVTVSLDG